From Pseudomonas fluorescens, one genomic window encodes:
- a CDS encoding RHS repeat-associated core domain-containing protein, with amino-acid sequence MRFYQNDRLSDTVQGPTHTQYLASLGQPLGQQQPDDAGQTLLLMTDGKSSVIGETQQTTLRTETYSGYGERDANSTMRSRMAFNGEVCEDITQWYLLGRGYRAYNPCLMRFHSPDSLSPFGAGGINPYMYCAGDPINFSDPTGHFFDSGWFHVFFGFVEALSGAATGNAVQLLAGTTQISAGLAMLTTDSDSDKQALGQVAGMGFNDWPSFRRR; translated from the coding sequence TTGCGTTTCTATCAAAACGATCGGCTTAGCGACACGGTTCAAGGGCCGACGCACACTCAGTACCTTGCCAGCCTGGGGCAACCGTTGGGGCAGCAGCAACCCGACGACGCTGGACAAACCCTGTTACTGATGACGGATGGCAAAAGCAGCGTGATCGGCGAGACCCAGCAAACCACGCTGCGAACCGAGACCTACAGCGGCTATGGTGAGCGCGATGCAAACAGCACGATGAGAAGCCGAATGGCGTTCAATGGAGAAGTGTGCGAGGACATTACCCAGTGGTATTTGCTGGGCCGCGGCTATCGCGCCTACAACCCCTGCCTGATGCGCTTTCACAGCCCCGATTCGCTCAGCCCGTTCGGGGCTGGCGGGATCAATCCCTACATGTATTGTGCCGGCGACCCCATCAACTTCAGTGACCCAACCGGGCACTTCTTTGATTCCGGGTGGTTCCATGTATTTTTTGGCTTTGTGGAAGCTCTATCCGGGGCGGCAACCGGGAACGCGGTGCAATTACTTGCCGGGACAACCCAGATTTCGGCCGGTCTCGCAATGTTGACTACCGACAGCGACTCGGACAAACAAGCCCTCGGGCAGGTCGCCGGTATGGGCTTCAATGATTGGCCTTCTTTCAGGCGTCGGTAG